The window ACCTGTTGATTACAGGGTCAACAGTTGCTTACGGAGTAAACGACTCCGGTCTATTTATTCAAAAACTCGTAAAAATCTTGTTGGCTATTTGAAGAGAGTAGACGAGCTAAAATCTGAAAGGTCGGAAGTAGAATACGTCTTTTAATTAGGGAAACGTTGGCTCTTTATGGACAAAATACGTCGGTTTACTGAGAGATCGGTTGCTAAATTCGTCTATGCTAACGTACTTCTTATTGCAATCATCATCCGATTGGGATTTGAGGAAAAGAAAGCTCTGCAGAGGCTGGCTGAGTGGTGAATTTGGAGACACCCTAAAAGGTGGTTATGTTGACGGGTCCTGCTGTACAAGCACAATTTTTAAAAAGGTCACCATCTATAAGTGGTGAACACCATTAAAAAGTGGTGTTAATATGGAGGCGGTGAGATGGGTGAGATAGGAGTTAGGGCTATTAAGATAACGCCAGGTCTAATCTACTCAAGCGCGCTCGCAGCATTAGCCACAGTTCTAACCCAAACAGTAAACAATTACATTGCAATTTCTCCTCTGATACTTGCCATAATCATTGGGATGATTTTCAGAAATGCTACAGGTCTCCCGAAGATTTTCCGTCCGGGAGTGGAGTTCTCGCTCAAGCGCATCCTGAGAATAGCCATCATTATGCTCGGTCTAAAAATTAGCGTTGCGGAAATTGCTCATATCGGCAGCAAGGGGTTGATCGTAGTTATTGCAAGCGTTGTATTGACTCTGGCATTTTCAATTTGGTTGGGAAAGCACACCAGAATTTCGGAAGAACTGGCGACACTCATTGGCACAGGTGTTAGCATGTGCGGCGCTTCTGCAGTGATTGCAGTGGGAGGTGTTATAAATGCCAGAGACCGCAATATTGCCTTTGCTATTGCTACAGTTACGCTTTTTGGCACAGTTGCCATGTTCGTCTATCCTGTGCTGGCCAAGATCATGGGTCTGTCCAGCGTATTTTACGGCGTATGGGCGGGAGCCAGCATACACGAGGTGGCGCAAGTGGTGGCAGCAGGCTATGCCGTCAGCAATACAAGCGGCGACATCGCAACTGTAGTCAAGCTTTCGAGGGTTGCCCTTCTTGCACCTATAGCTATAGTCTTGGGCATTCTCTTAGCTAGGAAGGATGTCGGTGGCTTCAGTTTCCGGTCAGTACCAGTTCCATACTTTATCCTCGGATTCGTAGCGATGATTTTCATCAACTCGGTGAGAATAATACCTGACGCAGTCTCAAGAGCAATGATTCAGATTGACGATCTCCTGCTGGCTATAGCGATGGCTGCTATGGGGTTGAACACGAGTTTCCGGGACATGAAGGAAGTGGGGATAATGCCGTTCTATGTCGGACTTATTGCATGGATGTTCATAGCAAGTATTTCTTATGTGTTAATTTCAATACTATATTAAAAATTTATATTCAAATTTAGATGGTAGGGGGTGAATAATTATGGTGGAAGTATGTGGAATCGGCAATACGAATAAATTTAAAATTCTTGTGGCGACAGACGGGTCTGAAGCATCTGAAACTGCTGTTAAGCTTGCGGTGAAACTGACAAAAGCCCTTGACGGAAATCTACACGCGATTTCGGTAGTCTGTAACCAGTTAAAAAGACAGAATGCTGAAGAAGCCATTGCATCGGTTAGAGAGTTATTTCCAGATTCTTACACGGTTATCAGGGAAGAGCACCCGGTTAATGAGATCGTTTCGTACGCAAAAGAAGTTGATGCCGACCTTTTAGTGGTGGGGTCTCACAACCGTTCTGGACTTGAAAGAATGTTCATAGGTAGCGTTTCCGAAAAAGTTGTACGTCATGCAAAAACTTCCGTGCTTGTGGCACGTTCATCAGCACTTCCAGAGCGCGTGCTGGTTGCTACAGATGGTTCTGAATATTCACAAACCGCGATCGAGTGGGTACATTGGCTTCGAGAACGCATACCCTTTGAAATAACGGTCTTACATGTAATGGATACGTCCGATGCTGTGCCATCGCAGCTATATTTTGAAGAATTACAACGTCGCAGAGATCACGCTCTCGGCATGGCCAGAAAGATTCTCGGTGATACTGCAGACTACATTTCGATGAAGGGACATCCAGTCTCCGTTATTGTAGATATCTCAGCGGACTATGATCTTGTAGTAACGGCGTCTCATGGAAGAAGCGGTATAGATCATCTACTTCTTGGGAGTGTCGCTGAACGAGTGGTGCGATTTTCTAAGACAAGCACACTAGTGGTGAGAGGCAAAAAACTAAATAAGGCACAATCTCGAAGGATCGTTTAGAATGGATATAGTAATAGATGAGAGCTTTGTTAACGCACTCCGTGACTATGGACTTACCACGTATGAGGCAAGAGCGTATTATGTACTCCTGACTATAGGCGAAGCCAGTGCAGGAACTATAGCGAAATTATCTGGAATTCCACAACAGCGCATTTATGATACACTATCCTCACTTGAACGTAAGGGATTCATCCAAGGCAGACACACAAACCCCAAAAAATACGCAGCAGTGGGCGTCCATTGGGCTCTTACAAATCGGATCAGACAAATTAGTGCAGAGTTTAATGCCAGAATGGAAGAACTCAAAGAACGAATTAAAGAAATTGAAGAGCGAGCGCCCAAACTCCAAACTAGTGATGGAGGCTCTCAGGTATGGATAATCGAGGGAGAAGAGGCAATCATTGGTCGGATTCTGGAAATGATTCAGGGTGCAAAAAAATGTGTTAAACTTATGGGTGAACGACCTCTATTCACTCTAAAGTGCAAGAATGCGCTGAAAAAATATCTTCCAAAAGGCGTGAAACTTTATGCATTAGGTACATTTGAGCGTGTTTGTAAGGATGAAATCTACGCTCTGAGCGGAGAGGTAAGGGAAGTCGGATCCTGCAGTAATTACATTCTTGTAGTCGATGACTCGAAACTTCTCATGGTCTACTTCGACGACAATGGAATTCCATACGGTTTGTATACTGAAAACGAAGGCATAATTCGCCCACATATTTATCTGTTTGATCTGCTTTGGGAAAAAGAGACCCGTCAACTTTAACGCCTCAAATGGATATAATAAACACGTCAACAAAAGATTATCCTGCTAATAAGAAACCATATTTCATAACACTTTTTTCCCACTA is drawn from Methermicoccus shengliensis DSM 18856 and contains these coding sequences:
- a CDS encoding YeiH family protein; protein product: MGEIGVRAIKITPGLIYSSALAALATVLTQTVNNYIAISPLILAIIIGMIFRNATGLPKIFRPGVEFSLKRILRIAIIMLGLKISVAEIAHIGSKGLIVVIASVVLTLAFSIWLGKHTRISEELATLIGTGVSMCGASAVIAVGGVINARDRNIAFAIATVTLFGTVAMFVYPVLAKIMGLSSVFYGVWAGASIHEVAQVVAAGYAVSNTSGDIATVVKLSRVALLAPIAIVLGILLARKDVGGFSFRSVPVPYFILGFVAMIFINSVRIIPDAVSRAMIQIDDLLLAIAMAAMGLNTSFRDMKEVGIMPFYVGLIAWMFIASISYVLISILY
- a CDS encoding universal stress protein → MVEVCGIGNTNKFKILVATDGSEASETAVKLAVKLTKALDGNLHAISVVCNQLKRQNAEEAIASVRELFPDSYTVIREEHPVNEIVSYAKEVDADLLVVGSHNRSGLERMFIGSVSEKVVRHAKTSVLVARSSALPERVLVATDGSEYSQTAIEWVHWLRERIPFEITVLHVMDTSDAVPSQLYFEELQRRRDHALGMARKILGDTADYISMKGHPVSVIVDISADYDLVVTASHGRSGIDHLLLGSVAERVVRFSKTSTLVVRGKKLNKAQSRRIV
- a CDS encoding TrmB family transcriptional regulator, producing MDIVIDESFVNALRDYGLTTYEARAYYVLLTIGEASAGTIAKLSGIPQQRIYDTLSSLERKGFIQGRHTNPKKYAAVGVHWALTNRIRQISAEFNARMEELKERIKEIEERAPKLQTSDGGSQVWIIEGEEAIIGRILEMIQGAKKCVKLMGERPLFTLKCKNALKKYLPKGVKLYALGTFERVCKDEIYALSGEVREVGSCSNYILVVDDSKLLMVYFDDNGIPYGLYTENEGIIRPHIYLFDLLWEKETRQL